In a single window of the Sulfurimonas crateris genome:
- the exbB gene encoding TonB-system energizer ExbB, protein MEENMLAYAEVALDYGVMGLLILMSIVTLWLFIERMMFYATVDVQKYEHRDTLEMELTDNISVISAIGSNAPYVGLLGTVIGIMLTFYTMGDVGAIDAKKIMVGLALALKATAMGLIVAMPAIVAYTILLRKVEKILTVFDVVQDKKASI, encoded by the coding sequence GTGGAAGAAAATATGTTAGCGTACGCGGAAGTAGCACTTGATTACGGAGTTATGGGACTTCTAATACTTATGAGCATCGTTACTCTTTGGCTCTTTATAGAGAGGATGATGTTCTATGCAACTGTAGATGTGCAGAAGTATGAGCATAGAGACACTCTGGAGATGGAGCTTACAGACAATATAAGTGTTATCAGTGCCATTGGCTCAAATGCTCCTTATGTCGGACTTTTGGGAACGGTCATAGGCATTATGCTCACTTTTTACACAATGGGCGATGTAGGTGCGATCGATGCAAAGAAGATCATGGTGGGACTTGCCCTTGCTCTTAAAGCTACCGCTATGGGGCTTATAGTAGCTATGCCTGCTATCGTCGCATATACTATCTTGCTTCGCAAAGTGGAGAAGATACTTACAGTATTTGACGTTGTTCAAGATAAAAAAGCAAGCATCTAA
- the exbD gene encoding TonB system transport protein ExbD, whose product MAKCKKIRKRFDEINVIPFIDIMLVLLVMVLTTATFVNQGIIPIELPSAKAASKEDLKKEVTVYVNTKGEFLIGEERVDLKTLETRLKAISKDQTVVLRSDKESKFQDFVSVMDILKRLNHEQLYIVTKEGQ is encoded by the coding sequence ATGGCAAAGTGCAAAAAGATCAGAAAAAGGTTTGACGAGATAAACGTCATCCCCTTTATCGACATTATGCTCGTTCTTCTTGTTATGGTTTTAACGACCGCAACATTCGTTAATCAAGGCATTATCCCAATCGAGCTTCCAAGTGCAAAAGCAGCTTCAAAAGAGGATCTGAAAAAAGAGGTCACAGTCTACGTAAATACCAAGGGCGAGTTTTTGATAGGGGAAGAGAGGGTTGACTTAAAGACGCTTGAAACAAGACTCAAAGCAATCTCAAAAGATCAGACGGTAGTTCTTAGAAGCGACAAAGAGTCAAAATTTCAAGACTTTGTAAGCGTCATGGATATACTAAAACGCCTAAACCACGAACAGCTCTACATAGTTACAAAAGAGGGTCAATAA